GCTGTGTTGGTGATAGTCCAGTCCGACGTGATAGGTTATTTTCGACATTGCTCGTTGCTCCGAGTGAAATCAGGGGAAGTTAGATATCACTTGGTTTTACTCTGCAGCGAGCATTTCATCCCCATCTACGTTCGTTATTGATCCCGCGATGCGAAAGCGAAAAACATCCAAGTTGTCTCAAACCGTCATCCACGCCGCTTTGTAACGTAGACCGTGGTTCAGGATTTTTTGCAATAGCATTTCGTAGGTGACACCAATCGTCTCGGCCGATTCGGCAAAGTCCTCACCATATTCGATATTGGGATTCGCATTGGCCTCGATCACAAAGATCTCGCCGGAATCGGTCATTCGCAAATCCATTCGCGCATAACCGCTCATATGCAAGGCTCGGTAGACTCGCTTGCACAGCTTGGAAATCTTTTGTTTCGTCACGGCATCGAGGTCCTTGGCTTCACGCGTGGTGATGCCATGTTTTTCCTGATACTTGTGATTCCATTTCACTTGGCGCGTGGCGATCTTCGCGATGTCGTCCGGCAAGATTCCGAAATCCATTTCCCACGCGGGAAAGGTCTGCAAACGCTGGTTTCCAATCACGCCCACATACAATTCGCGACCTTCAATGTACTGTTCTGCGATCACGTCGTCTTTGGTTTTTTCATGTAAAAACCTGACTCGTTCGGCCAACGCTTCATCATCATGCACGATCGAAGCTTGTGCGATCCCAAACGAAGCATCCTCGATCACCGATTTCACGAACAGCGGGAACGAAAGCTTCTTGGGCCGGTGCACGGTGCGTCCAGCGGGAAACACGGCAAAACGCGGCGTGGGGATGCGGTGGTACGTCAGAACCTTCTTGGAGAGTGCCTTGTCTTTGCTCAGCAGCAGCCCGCGGGGGTTGCAACCGGTGTAGGGCTGTTGCATCAGTTCCAAGTAACTGATCACCGCAAAATCGTAGGTGACCACCCCATGAAATTCCTCCAGCATCATGAAGGTGATGTTGGGTTGAAACTCGGCGAGCGAGGCGCGAATGGGGGCGAGGTCGTCGTAGACGCCGAGCGGCAAGACCTCGTGCCCGAGATGCCGCAGCGTGTCACAGACATCAAACTCAGCCTTCCAATTGTCGAGGTCCTTTTCGCTAACTCCCTCGAGGGTAAGCGGAGGAACATGTCCGTCACGAACGAGAACGAGAATACGAAGTGGGCTCATCGAATCACTCCACCACCAAACATCCGATTACATTGCAACACGATGGCGTCCTTCGTGCATAAAGTTGGCGGTTCGAACCGCGACCAAAATCAATGCGTCCCGCCGCGTTTCATCCGACGTGCTTCCCAAACGCAGGTTCAATTCGCGACAGCGTTCGATCATTTCTTGGATCACTTGGTCAATCGTGTAAGTGTACTCACCCGTCCAGCGTGCCACGGCGGTTCGAAGTTCATTGCGAATCCGACTCAAGAACGCAGCCGCGGTGGGATTGCGCCGATGCTCGGGTTCGGAAGAGAAGAGTTTACGTAAATCGGCGTCATAAATGCTGGGGTATTCCACTCCGTAATACTCGCGTTTTCGTTGGTAGTGGGTCCGTAGGGTTTTTCGCAATCGATTGAGCGGGTCGACCGTCCGACGACTGGTCACCAGCGGCTTTTTGCCTCGGATCGATTTCATCAACTCATCGACAAACTCCAACTTCTCGATCGCGGGCCAGTCGCGATAACGCGTTCTCCATCGCGATCCTGGACGTAGCCAGACCGCAAAGGTCTCGGCGAAATCCTCAAGCGGGTGAGCCTGAGCGTACCACATATCAAGGTGCAAGACATAATCGCGGCTCGAAGGCGCGGGCTGATAGTATTCACGATAGGGTGACGAGGGTCGCCCGAAAAGCTGACGATAACGTGCTTTCCTACGAATCCGGAAGGCGGTGTCGATCGCATGACCGGCCTCGTGACGGAGGATTTTCATGCACCATTCGTGGGTGCCACCTTCGACTTCCATCAATTGCTTTCGCTCCAAACGCATCAGACGCGATTGAGCCAGATAGAATGGGATCGCAATACCTGGGATGTCATCGGGCGAGTACCAATCGTCACTCAGCCAGCAGTGCGGTCGAAAATTCAGACCACGGCTCGCCAATTCCTCCCCCAACTGGTCAATTCGCCTTTCCAGCGGAGTTGATTGGATCGATAATTTCAGATCACACATCCGCATATCGAGCAGTTGATCATCCGTCATTCTGGATAGATTGATGCTTGTCGCTGATTGTTTTGGCTTTCGCTTTGCCATTTCGATCGCGGCCAATGGTTCTCGTTCAAGGACGTTCGGATAACTCGGTGTTGCGTTAGTCTATTCGACTTGCATGATTTGTTACCCCCGAAAAAGAAACCTTCTGAAAAAAACGCGATGCTCGCAAGATGAATCTCTCGAATACCGGTCCGATGCACTCCTCGATTTGCACCTTGCTGACTGCGAAGGGGCGTTCCGCAGTCGCCGTCATTGGCGTTCGAGGTGTGAAAGCAATGGACGCGATCCGTTCGGGTTTTACCGCGGCAACCAAGCGGCCGATCCAAATCAATGAGATTCGTTATGGATCCTGGCACGGGGGCGCCAGGGGGCCCGA
This Novipirellula artificiosorum DNA region includes the following protein-coding sequences:
- a CDS encoding D-alanine--D-alanine ligase family protein, coding for MSPLRILVLVRDGHVPPLTLEGVSEKDLDNWKAEFDVCDTLRHLGHEVLPLGVYDDLAPIRASLAEFQPNITFMMLEEFHGVVTYDFAVISYLELMQQPYTGCNPRGLLLSKDKALSKKVLTYHRIPTPRFAVFPAGRTVHRPKKLSFPLFVKSVIEDASFGIAQASIVHDDEALAERVRFLHEKTKDDVIAEQYIEGRELYVGVIGNQRLQTFPAWEMDFGILPDDIAKIATRQVKWNHKYQEKHGITTREAKDLDAVTKQKISKLCKRVYRALHMSGYARMDLRMTDSGEIFVIEANANPNIEYGEDFAESAETIGVTYEMLLQKILNHGLRYKAAWMTV
- a CDS encoding putative zinc-binding metallopeptidase, which codes for MTDDQLLDMRMCDLKLSIQSTPLERRIDQLGEELASRGLNFRPHCWLSDDWYSPDDIPGIAIPFYLAQSRLMRLERKQLMEVEGGTHEWCMKILRHEAGHAIDTAFRIRRKARYRQLFGRPSSPYREYYQPAPSSRDYVLHLDMWYAQAHPLEDFAETFAVWLRPGSRWRTRYRDWPAIEKLEFVDELMKSIRGKKPLVTSRRTVDPLNRLRKTLRTHYQRKREYYGVEYPSIYDADLRKLFSSEPEHRRNPTAAAFLSRIRNELRTAVARWTGEYTYTIDQVIQEMIERCRELNLRLGSTSDETRRDALILVAVRTANFMHEGRHRVAM